Part of the Lolium rigidum isolate FL_2022 chromosome 6, APGP_CSIRO_Lrig_0.1, whole genome shotgun sequence genome, TAGCTTGATGCCATGTTGGCATATATAGCATGGTATGTTGGGTGATATAGGCAATGATTGTTACATATGATGTACAAGCATATCTCAGTGTTCACCGCTCATTACGGTTACTTTAGTTCACTCCAGTGATAGGTCAGAGGAAGTTGTGTTGATAGAAAGTTTGTGAGGTCATACATGTATGCTATATCCTTGTTCGGGATGCTCTCTGTCATCTTTTGTTGCAAGACGATGTATTTCTGTCATGAATGTAAAAAGTTGCTAACCTGGTACTGTGATTTAGTCAGAAACATACACCTGTGTACTTTGGTATAATGATTGTTTGGCTTGATTTTGCAGTTTGTGAAAAAGTTGAAGCCAAAGGAAGAACAACATACAATGAGGTATCCTCCAACCTATGTATACTTCACTGTTTGGCCATAATAAATCACTTTCTAGTGCCATGTTAATATTAATGGAGTCTTATCTCCTGTCATTGTGCTCTGGATTCCTTCGTATAACCTGTAATCGTTCAGCCAAGATGGAAATGAACTCCATACTGAGGCCATATAAGCTCAGGAGAGCTTTCCTGAGCTTATGAGGCGCAAAGAGCAAAATAGTAATCATCCTGCCATTTAAATACTGAAAGCCACAAAAGAAAGTACTTCCATTACATTGCTGTCATGGTATTTTTTGATGATACATAACACACCTTCCAAAGATTAATGTTTAAGAAGAGATTTTTTTTCTCCCCCCTTGGGCTTTCATCTACCTCAACAGCTACATCTATTACAGGTTGCAGATGAAATTTATTCTGAGCTGAAGTCCATGGAACATATCGGTCAAGGGGTTTGTTCCTCTTATTTTGTATTAATATGGACCTCTTTCTTCCCCTTTGAAAAAACTTTCGTGCTAAACGAGAATATGCTTGTCTTTATAGTTTGATGAGAAAAATATTAGGAGGAGAGTGTATGATGCTTTCAATGTTCTCATTGCACTTCGAGTTATTGCCAAAGAAAAAAAGGAGATAAAGTGGATGGGCCTTTcgaattacagaatcgagaagaTGAAGAAGCTGGAGGTCAGTAGTTGTGCTTAATTTGCAGGTCAGATGAGCATTACCCTTTATGTGATTATGAATTAAGTGCTACCATATTCTGTTTCAAAGGAAGTTCGCAGAGAACTCATAAATAAGATTAGGAACAAGAAGAGACTCCTCCAGGAAATTGAAAAACAGGTAAAGTGTGTTGCAGTTATCCAGCaagttttctttggttttctgtaCTTGCCTGTTATGGCCTGAAGACTCTTTCTTATTCATTTGAAGTTTGATGACCTCCAACATATCAAGTCGCGTAATCAGACACTGCAGCGCTCAGCAGAGAATGCTAATGGCATCCGCCTTCCTTTCGTATTGGTCAAGGTATTTTTTTCCTTACTCTGCAACCATGGGAGAGTGCTTAACCCAATTACTGCAACTAAGCTGTAACATTTGGCTGTATTTTATTGCCCTTGTACGCTTGATTAATTTGGGTTGTCTCAGATGGCTTGTTTTAGATATTGATTTTGTTAATCAACCAGCATTCCCATGTTTATAACTTCCAAGCTAACATAGCAATGTGGATTACTTTAAGTACTAGTGAGTAGTGACTACTTTAGATAGTGTAGCATTCCTATGCCATGCTTGGAGTGTCTTTCAGTTAGATATGTAATGGCATTAAAATGCCGTCTTACAGAAAGAGACAAGCAAAAGAAATTTGTACAAGTGAAATTGATGTCATTTATCTTTAAACAGACATCTCTGAAAGCAACGGTGGAAATTGAGATTTCAGAAGACTCGAAGTTTGTCCGTTTCGAATTCAATGGGTATGTCCCTGTTAACTACTATTTTTTCATACTTCTCTCCAGATTAGCAGGTCTAGCTCCTAACCTAAAGTCTGCAACTCTGTTTTCAGTGCACCATTCACATTGCATGATGATCTCTCAATCCTTGAAGGGGTCAGGCGTAAGAAAGAACTGTCATGCACCTCTCATTAGAGATTCAAGAATCTGATAAATCAAGTGACATGTCAGAACTGGCACAGCCAGATTCTTTTGCACAGCTATGTATAGCTATATACTCTTATGAAAACTTGACCTAGTTTATAGGGCAATCTCTCAGGCTTGAGATTTTAACCTGCAATTTTGTCTCCTTTTTATGCCTAGCAGGTTATTAGGTCTACGGTAGATGATTCTTATATGTGCTGCTATGTGTAAACGTTGATAACGGCTTTGGTTCTGAAGCTTGCACACAGGCTGCGTTAATTATCCTGATATTCTTTTCCTTGTCAAGTCATTTATTTTTCTAGCAAGAGTTAATGTGTGAGTGATGCTGGGTGCTCATTTCAGCGTGGCTTCCATGATCAGTCTCATGAAGGCATGGCCATTGCTTCAACCTTCCCCTTTCTATTTAGGTAAATCAGTAGGAAGATTTTCATGTGTGCTTCCTCGAGACCTTGAGAGTCTCTTGATGTCATGTTGTTGTAGAAGTAGGGTGATGTTGTATCATCTTGAAGCATTAACACAGTGCCCATTCCCCAAAAAGGAGATGGAAAAGATTATCGCCATTCTGTACTTCCTTCTTCGATCTAGCTCACCAGACAATTATGGGAGCTGAAAGAAATGCCTTTTGTCAAGATGCATTACTTGGTAGGATGAAGTCCTGCATCCATGAAATATTTGGTACGTGAGCTTCATGAACTGTTTTTTGTATATATATGTGTGAGGGGCGAACGGATAAACAGTACTGCTCatattatctttactttatttatttaagTAGTCAACGATTTCATTGTCCTCTTTAACTTTATTTGATTAGCATGGATGATGATAGTTCCTTGGAACTTGGAAGTATTATCATATCGAAGTCGTTGACGAAGAAAGCTTCATCTGGTTTATATCAGTGTTGCAAGTGGTTCACGATTTCGGGTACTAATTGGACGCCGGAAGTATGTAAATCTTTTCAAGTGTGCACTCCGAGTGGCATCATATTCTGAGGTTAAATCTTTTGGTTCGCTAAAATTTTCATCTTTCTTGCTTTTTTGTTTTGGTCTGGTGGTCACTCTTGCAACGCAGAGTGCAAAGCTGGTACACGAGCCCCAAG contains:
- the LOC124659447 gene encoding transcription factor-like protein DPB; protein product: MAPPSGDASPAGPAALDLAVVHILEASSLPPLPERGGNAAPRKDECEKNKDRKDKGGASRITGWGLREYSKIVCEKVEAKGRTTYNEVADEIYSELKSMEHIGQGFDEKNIRRRVYDAFNVLIALRVIAKEKKEIKWMGLSNYRIEKMKKLEEVRRELINKIRNKKRLLQEIEKQFDDLQHIKSRNQTLQRSAENANGIRLPFVLVKTSLKATVEIEISEDSKFVRFEFNGAPFTLHDDLSILEGVRRKKELSCTSH